Within Pseudomonas tructae, the genomic segment CGATCGGGTGGTACCGATCGCCTCGGTGACCAAGCTGATGACCGGCATGGTGGTGCTTGACGCCAAGCAGAACATGGACGAGATGCTCACGGTCACCATCGCCCAGAACAAGGAAATGAAAGGGGTGTATTCGCGGGTCAAGCTGGGCAGCCAGCTCAACCGCAAGGACATGCTGCTGATCACCCTGATGTCCTCGGAGAACCGCGCCGCCTCAACCCTGGCGCACAACTACCCAGGTGGCTACAACGCCTTCATCAAGGCGATGAACGCCAAGGCCCGGGCGCTGGGCATGAGCCACACCCGCTATGTTGAGCCAACCGGGCTTTCGACCAGCAACGTCTCCACCGCCCGCGATCTGAGCAAGCTGCTGATGGCTGCACGCAACTACCCGCTGCTGAGCCAGTTGAGCACCACTCGCGAGCAGACCGTGGCGTTTCGTAAACCCAACTACACCCTGGGCTTTCGCAACACCGACCACCTGGTCAACAAGAGCAACTGGGACATCAAGCTGACCAAGACCGGCTTCACCAACGATGCCGGCCACTGCCTGGTGCTGTTGACCAGGATGGACAACCGCCCGGTGGCCATGGTGATTCTCGATGCCTTCGGCAAGTACACCCACTTTGCCGACGCCAGCCGCATGCGCCAGTGGCTGGAAACCGGCAGCACCAAGCCGGCACCGGCGGTGGCCATGCGCTACAAGTCCGAGCGCACCCAGAACCGCCAACTGGCGGACTGAAAAAAAAGGCCTGTGCATGCACAGGCCCTTTTTTTGCCTCAGGCGCTGGTGTCGACCAATGCGCCCGAGCTGTTGCCACCGACTTCGGTCAGCGCCTTGAGCAGCGCCGCCGTGGCGTTTGCGAGCGCCCCTGAGATCGCGCCCACTGCCGCTTGCGCGGCAGCGACAGCAGAAGCCTTGGCGGTCGGCTCCATGTCGTTGGCCATGATTTCCTGCAAGCGCTTTTCCGCCTCGGCCAATTGCTTTTGCATTTTCTTGATCAGTTCGCGCATTTGCTTGATGTGTGCCGGTTCACCGCCAGCCTCTTCGCTTTCCTTGGCCTCTTCGGTCTTGCCATTATCACGCAACTTGGACAGATCGACGCCAACCGCGCCTGTTGCCTCAAGCTCAGCCTGCTTTTCCTGACCGGTAATGGTAATGCCGGTGTTAATGCCGCTGTTCAAAGGGGTCCCGTTGATGGATACGGCGCTGAATCCTGCCATGTTTCTATCGTCCTGATGGTATTGGGGTAACCGGGCTATCGGCTGAACAGGCGCACACTTGAGCCTGACCAGCCTCTGGATAAATTTGCCGGCACGCCATTCGTCCCTCCTGATACCCGCGCTTCGCCCCCGGCACCCCCGTGCACCGGGCAAGCCGTTCCGATCAGCCCAGCGTCGAGATGGCAATGACCAAGACCAAGACCCGATCCCGCAAAGCCCTGTACATCGGCCTGCCGCTTGCCCTGGCGGTGGCCCTGGGCGCCGGCGTTGCCGGTTACCTGTACTTCCAGCCGCAAACCGGCTACCCGCGGCAGATCGTCGAACAAGCCAATGCCCTGCATGAACACATGCTGTCGTTCGACAGCCATATCACCGTGCCGCTGGATTTTGGCAGCGCCGGCAATGAAGTGGACAAGAACGGCAGCGGTCAGTTCGACCTGGTCAAGGCTGGCCAGGGACGCTTGTCCGGCGCGGCCCTGACCATCTTCGGCTGGCCGGAGCTGTGGAACGGCCCCAACGCCCCGCACCGCCCTACCCCGGGCTTTGTCGATGAAGCACGGCACCAGCAGGAAGTCCGTTACAAGATCATCAGCAATATGGTGCGCGACTTCCCCAACCAGGTGGGTATTGCCTACACCCCGGATGATTTTCGCCGCCTCAATGGCGAAGGCAAATTCGCGGTGTTCATCAGCATGCTCAACGCCTACCCGCTCGGCCACGACCTGACGCAACTGGACCTGTGGGCCAAGCGCGGCATGCGCATGTTCGGCTTCAGCTACACCGGCAACAACGACTGGGCCGATTCCTCGCGGCCGCTGCCGTTCTTCAATGACACCGCCGACGCCCTTGGTGGCCTGTCCCCTTTGGGCGAACAGGCGGTCAAGCGTCTCAATGAACTGGGGGTGATCATCGATGTGTCGCAGATGTCGACCCTGGCCCTGGAAGACGTCGCCCGCCTGAGCCGTGCGCCCATCGTCGCCTCGCACTCGGCGCCGCGGGCCCTGGTAGACATTCCGCGCAACCTCAGTGACAAGGAAATGCAGCTGATCAAGGACAGTGGCGGCGTGATCCAGGTCGTTGGTTTCGGCCAGTACTTGAAGCCCCTGAGCAAGCCGACCCTGGACAAGCTCGAAGCCTTGCGCGTGCGCTTCGACCTGCAGCCGCTACAAGGCCTGGCCAACGCGCTGATGCCCGGCGACGCGGTGATCGCCATCTGGCCTGAAGCACGCTTTGGCGAGTACGCCGGCAGCCTTTACGGCATCCTCGAAGAGGAACCCAAGGCGGGCCTGAAGGATTTGGTCGATGCCATCGATTACACGGTGAAAAAGGTCGGCATCGACCACGTCGGCCTCAGCTCCGACTTCAACGATGGCGGCGGCCTCGACGGTTTCAAGGACGTCAGCGAGATTCGCAACATTACCGCTGAACTGCTCAGCCGCGGCTACTCGGAGGCAGATATCGCCAAGCTCTGGGCCGGCAATTTCCTGCGCGTCTGGGAGCAGGTGCAAAAAGCCGCCCAGCCCGTTGCCAGCACCTCAATGCCTTGAGCCGGACATCGCCCGACATGACTGATCGCCGTACCTTTCTCAAGCAGGCCGGCCTGTTCGCCGCCAGCCTGCCGTTGCTGCCCCAGGCCCTGGCCACCCCTGCTGCACCGCTGTCCGGCAGCGACAAATGGCGTAACCTGCGCCAGCTATTCCCCCTGGACCCGGACTACGCCCATTTCGCCAACTTCCTGGTCACCGCCCACCCGCGCCCGGTGCAAGAGGCGATCGACTACTACCGCGCCGAAGTCGACCGCAATCCGGCCAGCCGCATGGACTGGGAAAGCCAGTACGAATGGCAACGCGAAGGCGAGGTGCGTGAGTGGGCCGCGCGCTACCTGCAGGTCCAGCCCCGCCAGATCGCCCTGACCGGCAGCACCACCGAAGGCCTGGGCATGATCTACGGGCGCCTGCAGGTCGGCGCCGGGCAGGAAATCCTGACCACCGAACACGAGCATTACTCCACCCACAATACCCTGGACTTTCGCCAACGCCACGAAGGCACCCAGGTGCGCAAGCTGCGCCTGTTCGAGCAACCCTGGCAAGTCTCCACCGACCAGGTGCTAAGCACCATCGATCAGGCCATCAAGCCCAACACCCGGGTGCTGGGCATGACCTGGGTGCACTCGGGCAGCGGGGTGAAACTGCCGGTCGGGCAGATTGGCGAGCTGGTGCGCCAGCACAACCGCGATCGCGATGAAAGCCGGCGGATCCTTTACGTGGTCGATGGCGTGCACGGTTTCGGCGTCGAGGACAGCAACTTCGTCGACTTCAAGTGTGACTACTTCATCGCCGGCACCCACAAGTGGATGTTCGGCCCGCGCGGCACCGGGATCATCTGCGCCGCCTCGCAGAAGATGGAACACCTGACCCCGACCTTCGCCACCTTCTCCGAGGACGAAGACTTCGCCACCATCATGACCCCCGGCGGCTATCACGCCTTCGAGCACCGCTGGGCACTGGGCAAGGCTTTCGAACTGCACCTGCAGTTGGGCAAGGCCGATGTCCAGGCACGCATCCACCAGTTGAACACGCTACTCAAAGCGCGCCTGAGCGAGCACAAGGCCATCGAACTGGTCACCCCGCGCAGCCCGGAGCATTCGGCGGGCTTTACCTTCTTCCGGATCAAGCACCGCGATGCCGACGCCATTGCCGCCTACCTGGTGCAAAACCGGGTGATGGTCGATGCGGTGGCGCGCGACGTTGGCCCGGTGATTCGTTTTGCCCCAAGTCTGCTCAACAACGAACAGGAAATCGACCGGGCCATGGCCCTGCTGATCAAGAAACTCTGATAAAGGCCCTTTTATGACGCGTACCCTGCATCACCTGACCCTGGCCGCGCTGCTCGCCGGCTGCAGCCTCCCGGCCCTGGCGGGCACCGCAAATACCCCTGGCAGCGTCTTTCGCGACTGCAAGGCAGCCTGCCCGGACATGGTCGTGCTGCCTGCCGGCAGTTTCATGATGGGCACCCCGGATGACGAAGTCGGGCGCCAACCGGATGAAGGCCCGCTGCACCAGGTGACCTTTGCCAAGCCCTTCGCCATCAGCCGCTACCAGGTCACCGCCGGCGAGTGGGACGCCTACCTGCGCGAATCAGGGGTGAAGATTGCCGATGGCGACACCCGCCCGGGCCGCGAGTGCAAGGCCAGCAAGCCACGCTACAAGCAAGGCCCCGGGCAGCCGGCCGTGTGCATGAGCTACCACGATGTGCAAGCCTATGCCGCGTGGCTGTCGAAGAAGACGGGCAAGCACTACCGGATGCTCAGCG encodes:
- the pbpG gene encoding D-alanyl-D-alanine endopeptidase, whose translation is MKTPLSILSLLLLLTGTATVTSTAVAQPPAQQQRDPAKLHLASGSALLIDLQTNKVLYANNPDRVVPIASVTKLMTGMVVLDAKQNMDEMLTVTIAQNKEMKGVYSRVKLGSQLNRKDMLLITLMSSENRAASTLAHNYPGGYNAFIKAMNAKARALGMSHTRYVEPTGLSTSNVSTARDLSKLLMAARNYPLLSQLSTTREQTVAFRKPNYTLGFRNTDHLVNKSNWDIKLTKTGFTNDAGHCLVLLTRMDNRPVAMVILDAFGKYTHFADASRMRQWLETGSTKPAPAVAMRYKSERTQNRQLAD
- the pvdM gene encoding pyoverdine-tailoring dipeptidase-like protein PvdM — encoded protein: MTKTKTRSRKALYIGLPLALAVALGAGVAGYLYFQPQTGYPRQIVEQANALHEHMLSFDSHITVPLDFGSAGNEVDKNGSGQFDLVKAGQGRLSGAALTIFGWPELWNGPNAPHRPTPGFVDEARHQQEVRYKIISNMVRDFPNQVGIAYTPDDFRRLNGEGKFAVFISMLNAYPLGHDLTQLDLWAKRGMRMFGFSYTGNNDWADSSRPLPFFNDTADALGGLSPLGEQAVKRLNELGVIIDVSQMSTLALEDVARLSRAPIVASHSAPRALVDIPRNLSDKEMQLIKDSGGVIQVVGFGQYLKPLSKPTLDKLEALRVRFDLQPLQGLANALMPGDAVIAIWPEARFGEYAGSLYGILEEEPKAGLKDLVDAIDYTVKKVGIDHVGLSSDFNDGGGLDGFKDVSEIRNITAELLSRGYSEADIAKLWAGNFLRVWEQVQKAAQPVASTSMP
- the pvdN gene encoding pyoverdine-tailoring periplasmic protein PvdN, which produces MTDRRTFLKQAGLFAASLPLLPQALATPAAPLSGSDKWRNLRQLFPLDPDYAHFANFLVTAHPRPVQEAIDYYRAEVDRNPASRMDWESQYEWQREGEVREWAARYLQVQPRQIALTGSTTEGLGMIYGRLQVGAGQEILTTEHEHYSTHNTLDFRQRHEGTQVRKLRLFEQPWQVSTDQVLSTIDQAIKPNTRVLGMTWVHSGSGVKLPVGQIGELVRQHNRDRDESRRILYVVDGVHGFGVEDSNFVDFKCDYFIAGTHKWMFGPRGTGIICAASQKMEHLTPTFATFSEDEDFATIMTPGGYHAFEHRWALGKAFELHLQLGKADVQARIHQLNTLLKARLSEHKAIELVTPRSPEHSAGFTFFRIKHRDADAIAAYLVQNRVMVDAVARDVGPVIRFAPSLLNNEQEIDRAMALLIKKL
- the pvdO gene encoding dihydropyoverdine dehydrogenase is translated as MTRTLHHLTLAALLAGCSLPALAGTANTPGSVFRDCKAACPDMVVLPAGSFMMGTPDDEVGRQPDEGPLHQVTFAKPFAISRYQVTAGEWDAYLRESGVKIADGDTRPGRECKASKPRYKQGPGQPAVCMSYHDVQAYAAWLSKKTGKHYRMLSEAEREYGARAGSSGPFPFPLDPNAEYEISQHANVYGPKDGFSFTAPVGSYPANAFGVYDMHGNVYEWVADCTHDDYVGAPSDGSAWKHAGCELVQIRGNDWGEAPIFSRSGNRNNNLPDNRGDWIGFRVAREL